GACCACTTCTTTGGCCACTTCTTTGGCCACCTGAGCTCCTCCTTGACCACCTGAAGACCTCCTTGACCACCTGAGGATCTCCTTGACCACCTGACCACTTCTTTGGCCACTTGCTTGACCACCTGAGCCCCTCCTTGACCACCTGAGGACCTCCGTGACCACTTGAGGATCTCCTTGACCACCTGAGCACTTCTTTGGCCACTTCCTTGACCACCTGGCCACGTCCTTCACCACCTGAGGATCTCCTGGGCCACCTGAGCTCCTCCTTGACCACCTTGGAGCCTCCTTGACCACCTGAGACCCTCCTTGACCACCTGAGCTCCTCCTGGGCCACCTGGCCACGTCCTTGACCACCTGAGGATCTCCTTGACCACCTGAGCTCCTCCTTGACCACCTGCCCCCCTCTTTGGCCACTTGACCACCTCCTTGACCACCGAGCGACCATGTCCGCCGCGCTGGTGCTGACCGTCTACATCCTGACCTTCACCGTGGGCTTCCCCGCCAACGTCTTCACGCTGGCCGTGCTGGTGGCCAAATCCCGCCGGCggccggccgcgccgcccccggACCACCCCTGCCCCGTTTTGGCCACCTTGACCACGGCCGACCTCCTGCTGCTCAACCTGACGGCCGCcgacctcctgctgctgctggtgctgcccttCAAGATGGCCGAGGCCGCGGCCGGGTTGGTGTGGCCGCTGCCGGCCGCGCTGTGCCCGGTGGCCAATTTCTGCTTCTACACCAGCATGTACCTGAGCAGCCTCTCGTTGGCCGCGCTCAGCGTCCAGCGCTACCTGGGCGTGGCCTTCCCGCTGCGGCTCCAGGGGCGgcgccggcccggccgcgcccTGGCGGTCATCGGGCTCATCTGGCTGCTGGCCGGCGGTCACTGCTCCGTGGTGTTCGTGGCCGAGTTCACCAAGACGGCCGAGGTGGGGACGGGCAACCGGAGCGCGGGGTGGGGCCAGGGGGGAGTTGGGCGGCTCAGGGTTGACCCCGTTGACCTCAAGGTTGACCCCGTTGACCTCGTGGACCACAAGGTTGACGCCGTTGACCTCAAGGTTGACCCCATTGACCCCAATGTTGACCCCATTGACCCCAACGTTGACCCCATTGACTCCAAGGTTGGCCTTGGTCACCTCAAGGTCAACCCCGTTGACCACAACGTTGACCACAAGGTTGACCCTGTTGACCTCATTGACCACAAGGTTGACCCTGTTGACCCCATTGACCTCAACGTTGACCGTGTTGACCACAAGGTTGACCCCGTTGACCCCATTGACCTCAACGTTGACCCTGTTGACCCCATTGACCACAAGGTTGACCTCATTGACCCCATTGACCCCATTGACGCCAAGGTTGGCCTTGGTCACCTCAAGCTTGACCTTGGTCACCTCAAAGTCAACCCCATTGACCTCAATGTCGACCCCGTTGACCACAAGGTCAACCCAGTTGACCCCGTTGACCCCAAGGTTGGCCTTGGTCACCTCAAGGTCAACCCTGTTGACCTCAACTTTGACCCCGTTGACCCCAAGCCCTTCAACGACGTTGAGCCAAGGATctccaaaatctccaaaacccccaaaaacccccaaacccccaaattctccaaACCCGACCCCAATGAccccaatgaccccaaacccaaccccaaagaccccaaacccaaccccattGACCCcgttgaccccaaacccaaccccaatGACCCcgttgaccccaaacccaaccccaaaattccccgaAGCCTCAAACTCATCgaccccaaccccaaaacccccaagaccaaccccaaacccaaccccaatGACCCCATTGACCCTGTTGACCTCAAACCCAACttcaatgaccccaaacccaaccccaatGACCCCAATGACCCTGTTGACCTCAAACCCAACttcaatgaccccaaacccaacttCAATGACCCccttgaccccaaacccaaccccaaaccccccaaacccaacctCAATGACCCCAATGATCCCAAACCCAACTTCAAtgatcccaaacccaaccccattGACCCtgttgaccccaaacccaaccccaatgaccccaaacccaaccccaatGACCCcattgaccccaaacccaaccccaatgaccccaaacccacccacaACCCCCCCGCTGCCGCCCCCTTCAAGTGCTACGACGACTTCTCCGAGGAGCAGCTCCGCTACGTCCTCCCGCTGCGCCTCGAGttcttcttcatcctcttcctcatcccctTCTCCACCACCATCTTCTGCTACGTCGGCTTCGTCCGCGCGCTGCTGGCGcgcccggcgctgccggcgGCGAAACGGCGCCGGGCGGTGGGGCTGGCCGTGGCCACCATGGTGATTTTCGGGCTGTGCTTCGCGCCCTACAACGTGTCGCACGTGGTGGGGTTCTGGCAGGGCCGCAGCCCCGGCTGGCGCGTCTACGCCACGCTGCTGAGCGGCCTCAACGCCGCGCTCGACCCGCTGGTGTTCTACTTCTCGTCGGGCGCCGTGCGGCAGGCGCtgagcggggcgggggcggcgctcGGGGGGTGCTGGGCCAGGTGGGGGAGGCAATAAATTGGGGAGAGATTGGTTAAAAACGTGCTTGGATGGGTCAGGATTTGTCAAAATTTGTCGAAATTTGTCGAAACGCGCGCGGAAAGGGTTAAAAAGTTGGTGGAAATGGATTGGAAAGGGTTAAGGAGGACGTAGCtcaaaaaagacacaaaaatctccacaaaaaatttgaaaaatcccctaaaaatccgcctcaaaaaaataaaaaaaaaatccccaaaataaaaaataattcccacagataattttaaaaaaatcccccccaaaaaatcccctgaaaccccaaaaaaaaatccggaaaaacacctaaaaaattgccacaaaacccatttaaaaatccccaaaaaatctcccaaaaatcctcctaaaaatccccaaaataaaaaaaaaatcccaaaaaaatcccaaaaaaaatccccaaaaaatccacaaaaaaatccccaaaaatcctcaaaaaaaatcccaaaaaaatcccaaaaagtcccccaaaaatccccgaaaaatcccaaaaaatcccccaaaaatcctccaaaaaatcccaaaaaatcctccaaaaaaatccccaaaaaatccccaaaaatcccaaaaaatcctccaaaaaatccccaaaaaaccccaaaaaatcccaaaaaatcctccaaaaaaatcccaaaaaaatcctaaaaaatccccaaaaaatcctaaaaaaatccacaaaaaaaaaaaatccataaaaaattccagaatcTCCTCCCGGCCCTGCTCTACCCCTGGTGTTCTCCTTCTCGTCGGGCGCCGTGCGGCAGGCGCtgagcgggg
This sequence is a window from Catharus ustulatus isolate bCatUst1 unplaced genomic scaffold, bCatUst1.pri.v2 scaffold_131_arrow_ctg1, whole genome shotgun sequence. Protein-coding genes within it:
- the LOC117011394 gene encoding uncharacterized protein LOC117011394, which gives rise to MSAALVLTVYILTFTVGFPANVFTLAVLVAKSRRRPAAPPPDHPCPVLATLTTADLLLLNLTAADLLLLLVLPFKMAEAAAGLVWPLPAALCPVANFCFYTSMYLSSLSLAALSVQRYLGVAFPLRLQGRRRPGRALAVIGLIWLLAGGHCSVVFVAEFTKTAEVGTGNRSAGWGQGGVGRLRVDPVDLKVDPVDLVDHKVDAVDLKVDPIDPNVDPIDPNVDPIDSKVGLGHLKVNPVDHNVDHKVDPVDLIDHKVDPVDPIDLNVDRVDHKVDPVDPIDLNVDPVDPIDHKVDLIDPIDPIDAKVGLGHLKLDLGHLKVNPIDLNVDPVDHKVNPVDPVDPKVGLGHLKVNPVDLNFDPVDPKPFNDVDLKLIDPNPKTPKTNPKPNPNDPIDPVDLKPNFNDPKPNPNDPNDPVDLKPNFNDPKPNFNDPLDPKPNPKPPKPNLNDPNDPKPNFNDPKPNPIDPVDPKPNPNDPKPNPNDPIDPKPNPNDPKPTHNPPAAAPFKCYDDFSEEQLRYVLPLRLEFFFILFLIPFSTTIFCYVGFVRALLARPALPAAKRRRAVGLAVATMVIFGLCFAPYNVSHVVGFWQGRSPGWRVYATLLSGLNAALDPLVFYFSSGAVRQALSGAGAALGGCWARWGRQ